Proteins from a genomic interval of uncultured Desulfuromusa sp.:
- the cbiD gene encoding cobalt-precorrin-5B (C(1))-methyltransferase CbiD — protein MKWGISTGTCAALAAKAAALMLVQGESPEQVDVLLPDDSRVTHRVTEIWCDGVKASATVIKDAGDDPDVTHGTPLIVTVQRNRLNRVRFFAGSGVGTVTRAGLAIPPGEPAINPGPRKMICAALNDVAADGFDVTVSVPQGLKLAPRTFNPRLGIEGGISILGTTGRVRPFSAPALRDALKCSLDVAIAAGLTDLVLVPGNMGHKAAMMHFDVSEQQIVDVSNEWGYMLGLAEKYPLQHLLVLGHPGKLGKLAAGQWQTHSAQSTSAIPYIARLGQDLFPSQKVEVNTVEELFMVQLQSPQREQLGGRLAEAILQRIVTTYTGLPKVTVALINLKGGLLGRCGEDRKWRLK, from the coding sequence TTGAAGTGGGGAATTTCCACTGGTACCTGTGCCGCTTTGGCGGCCAAGGCCGCTGCATTAATGCTTGTTCAAGGTGAATCTCCTGAACAGGTCGACGTGCTGTTGCCGGATGACAGCAGAGTGACTCATCGCGTCACAGAGATCTGGTGTGATGGTGTGAAGGCCTCGGCTACGGTCATTAAAGATGCGGGAGATGATCCTGATGTCACCCATGGGACGCCACTGATTGTAACCGTACAACGTAACCGTTTGAACCGGGTGCGTTTTTTTGCCGGTTCAGGGGTTGGCACCGTGACGCGGGCAGGTCTTGCCATCCCGCCGGGAGAGCCGGCTATTAATCCGGGTCCCCGGAAAATGATTTGTGCTGCGCTCAATGACGTTGCTGCGGACGGTTTTGATGTGACCGTTTCAGTGCCTCAGGGTTTGAAGTTGGCTCCCAGGACCTTTAATCCCCGTTTGGGAATTGAGGGGGGAATTTCGATTTTGGGAACAACGGGACGAGTCCGGCCTTTCAGTGCTCCGGCCCTGCGTGATGCCCTGAAATGTTCACTGGATGTCGCTATCGCTGCAGGGCTGACAGATCTGGTTCTGGTCCCCGGGAATATGGGCCATAAAGCGGCAATGATGCACTTTGATGTCAGCGAACAACAGATCGTTGATGTCAGTAACGAATGGGGTTATATGTTGGGGTTGGCAGAAAAATATCCGCTGCAACATCTGCTTGTCCTTGGCCATCCGGGGAAACTGGGAAAGCTTGCCGCAGGACAGTGGCAGACCCATTCTGCCCAATCCACAAGCGCCATCCCCTATATTGCCCGGCTGGGTCAGGATTTGTTCCCGTCGCAGAAAGTTGAAGTCAATACGGTGGAAGAGCTGTTCATGGTTCAGCTGCAATCACCACAACGAGAACAGTTGGGAGGTCGGCTGGCAGAAGCGATTTTACAACGGATCGTTACCACTTATACCGGTCTTCCCAAGGTGACGGTGGCCCTTATCAATCTTAAGGGAGGGCTCCTTGGTCGTTGCGGTGAAGACCGGAAATGGAGGTTAAAGTGA
- the cobK gene encoding precorrin-6A reductase: MILLFGGTSETEALATALANLNVAVLVSTATDVPLKTGAENHPLIKRRCGRLRETDMRDLIMRRGIRLIVNAGHPYADELHQTIAAVVRKTGILCFRFQRQETLVDGEHIYRVGDHQAAAELAFSFVRPVLLTIGSRHLGPYVAVAKKTQIPLFVRILPHRESIEACRASGLSDASCIYARGPFGEEENSKLIRRFGIGVLVSKDSGTAGGVPEKIAAATNADCAVVLLGRPAVDACEWVNFRTLSSLVEGVELQLKLLLSGKNVDP, encoded by the coding sequence GTGATTCTCCTCTTTGGTGGCACGAGTGAAACGGAGGCTTTAGCGACCGCACTTGCCAATTTGAATGTCGCAGTTCTGGTCTCAACTGCAACAGATGTCCCCCTCAAAACCGGTGCAGAGAATCATCCCTTGATTAAACGTCGCTGTGGTCGTTTGCGTGAGACCGACATGCGCGATCTGATTATGCGCAGGGGCATCCGTCTCATTGTCAATGCAGGACATCCGTATGCTGACGAATTACACCAGACCATAGCGGCAGTTGTCCGGAAAACGGGGATTCTTTGTTTTCGCTTTCAACGTCAAGAAACGCTTGTTGATGGCGAACATATCTACCGGGTTGGAGACCATCAGGCCGCAGCGGAACTGGCTTTTTCCTTTGTCCGGCCAGTCTTGTTGACCATCGGATCACGGCATCTTGGCCCTTATGTCGCTGTGGCAAAAAAGACGCAAATCCCTCTCTTTGTCCGCATTCTGCCGCACAGAGAGTCCATTGAGGCCTGCAGGGCCAGTGGACTCTCTGATGCCTCATGTATCTATGCTCGCGGACCTTTCGGTGAAGAGGAAAATAGCAAGTTGATCCGACGCTTTGGTATCGGTGTTCTGGTCAGCAAGGATAGTGGTACTGCCGGTGGAGTGCCGGAAAAAATAGCAGCAGCAACCAATGCAGACTGTGCCGTTGTGTTGCTTGGCAGGCCAGCTGTCGATGCTTGTGAATGGGTGAACTTTCGGACCCTTTCATCTCTTGTCGAGGGGGTAGAATTACAGTTGAAGCTGCTTCTTTCCGGCAAAAATGTAGACCCGTAA
- the cobI gene encoding precorrin-2 C(20)-methyltransferase yields MNPGTFYAVGLGPGDEELLTLKAVRLLQQTTYIYVPFSRLTTQFWVHEAVQQYANQSAVIREVSFSLQRSKKEREKHWQATATSIIQILQQGNDVVFVTLGDPLLYSTAIYLLRALRRQWSEVAVEIVPGVSAYSHCAALTYFAVGEGTKPVTIIPAITAMEDIRAAIQRGGTMVLMKIGFHLPAIIDLLEENGLIDQAVFVARAGFPEQRIETDLRSLRGADPTCGNLAIILLDTEENAL; encoded by the coding sequence ATGAACCCGGGAACCTTTTATGCCGTTGGTCTGGGACCTGGAGATGAAGAGCTTCTGACTTTAAAAGCTGTCCGTTTGTTACAGCAAACGACTTATATTTATGTCCCCTTTTCCCGTTTGACGACGCAATTCTGGGTCCACGAAGCGGTGCAGCAGTATGCCAATCAGTCTGCTGTCATTCGTGAGGTTTCTTTTTCTTTGCAGCGGAGTAAAAAGGAGCGCGAAAAACATTGGCAAGCCACCGCAACCAGTATTATTCAAATTTTGCAGCAGGGCAATGATGTCGTCTTTGTCACTCTTGGTGACCCGTTGTTGTACTCAACCGCAATCTATCTGCTGCGTGCTTTGCGTCGGCAATGGTCGGAAGTTGCGGTGGAAATTGTTCCAGGTGTCAGTGCGTACTCTCATTGTGCCGCCCTGACCTATTTTGCTGTGGGAGAAGGGACAAAACCGGTCACCATAATTCCGGCTATCACGGCTATGGAAGATATTCGGGCTGCTATTCAGCGTGGAGGGACCATGGTTTTGATGAAAATTGGTTTTCATTTACCTGCGATTATCGATTTACTGGAAGAGAACGGGTTGATCGATCAGGCGGTTTTTGTCGCTCGAGCTGGTTTTCCGGAGCAGAGGATCGAGACCGACCTTCGCTCTTTGCGAGGCGCTGATCCCACATGCGGAAATCTGGCCATTATTCTTTTAGATACGGAAGAGAATGCTTTATGA
- a CDS encoding cobalamin biosynthesis protein, whose product MKLAVITFSPQGLLVCQQLQSKIPELQLYLHDALELSTGARPFSRVMELTPAIFPIYNGLIYVAPCGVVVRSLAGTIGSKLSDPAVVVVDVGARHVVSLLSGHEGGANDLAIRVANIIDAEPVITTTTEAVKDLIVGVGCRRGKSAADIVAAIQKVLKQQGLSPTRVRYLATADVKADEMGLLQAARILNIPLRIIAGENIRQCRQKFKTSEFVADKVNLPAVAEPVALLAGRRTSLIVQKQALNGITVAVAKENCLSLA is encoded by the coding sequence ATGAAACTCGCCGTCATCACTTTTTCACCTCAAGGGTTGCTTGTCTGTCAGCAGCTCCAGAGCAAAATTCCTGAGCTGCAGCTTTATCTGCATGATGCTCTGGAGCTTTCTACAGGAGCACGCCCTTTCTCCAGGGTGATGGAGCTGACCCCGGCCATTTTTCCCATTTACAATGGTTTGATCTACGTTGCCCCCTGTGGTGTGGTGGTTCGCTCTTTGGCTGGCACAATTGGGAGTAAACTTTCCGATCCAGCGGTTGTTGTTGTTGATGTGGGGGCACGCCATGTTGTCAGTCTGCTCAGTGGCCATGAAGGTGGCGCCAATGATCTGGCAATACGTGTGGCCAACATTATTGATGCCGAACCGGTCATTACAACGACAACGGAAGCCGTCAAGGATCTGATTGTCGGTGTTGGTTGCCGCCGGGGAAAATCTGCAGCTGATATTGTTGCTGCTATACAGAAGGTTTTGAAGCAGCAGGGACTGTCGCCGACAAGGGTGCGTTACCTTGCCACGGCTGATGTCAAAGCTGATGAGATGGGATTGCTGCAAGCAGCCAGAATCCTGAATATTCCTTTACGAATTATCGCTGGAGAAAACATTCGTCAATGCCGGCAAAAATTTAAAACATCTGAATTTGTCGCCGACAAAGTGAACTTGCCAGCTGTTGCTGAGCCGGTAGCTTTATTGGCAGGAAGGAGGACATCATTAATTGTTCAGAAACAGGCTCTGAACGGGATAACCGTTGCGGTAGCAAAGGAAAACTGTTTGTCATTGGCATAG
- a CDS encoding permease yields MNWKKEWKVLLWIVVVFLGCFFLPVEAPRVRGALLESLYLVKWYAREHVLLCLVPAFFIAGAVAVFVSQSAVMKYLGPKANKVLAYGVASVSGTILAVCSCTILPLFAGIYRMGAGLGPACAFLYSGPAINILAIVLTARILGPEMGIARAIGAIVFAIIIGLAMHFLFRHEEEEKAAAAPMMGADEGGRPLWQTALYFAAMVGILVFANWGKTEETGGLWHDIYAAKWIITSGFSVALAIMLATWFRLGLVRILLASLPALISAIILPHQPALAFTFGVIGLSTLSNLKSTRDGEMGAWFNESWDFAKKILPLLLIGVLIAGVLLGRPGHEGLIPSTWVASLVGGNSLFANMFASVFGAFMYFATLTEVPILQGLMGAGMGKGPALALLLAGPALSLPNMLVIRSVMGTKKTLVFVLLVMVMATISGLIYGTIF; encoded by the coding sequence ATGAATTGGAAAAAAGAATGGAAAGTGTTGCTTTGGATTGTGGTTGTATTTTTGGGTTGTTTTTTCCTGCCGGTCGAAGCTCCTCGGGTTCGGGGGGCGCTATTGGAGTCCCTCTATCTAGTAAAATGGTATGCGCGTGAGCATGTGCTGCTCTGTTTGGTTCCGGCGTTTTTTATTGCCGGTGCCGTTGCGGTTTTTGTCAGTCAATCTGCGGTGATGAAGTATCTCGGCCCGAAGGCCAATAAGGTTCTCGCTTATGGGGTCGCCTCTGTATCGGGGACCATTCTCGCTGTTTGTTCCTGCACAATCTTACCCCTGTTTGCCGGAATTTACCGTATGGGAGCCGGTCTTGGCCCCGCTTGTGCTTTTCTCTATTCGGGCCCTGCGATTAATATTCTTGCAATTGTTTTGACCGCACGAATCCTTGGTCCGGAGATGGGAATTGCTCGAGCCATCGGGGCGATCGTATTTGCCATAATCATTGGACTGGCGATGCACTTTCTCTTCCGCCATGAAGAGGAAGAAAAAGCCGCAGCGGCTCCGATGATGGGCGCAGACGAAGGTGGACGCCCATTGTGGCAAACCGCTCTCTATTTTGCCGCTATGGTTGGCATTCTGGTGTTTGCCAACTGGGGCAAAACAGAAGAGACCGGAGGCCTGTGGCATGATATCTATGCCGCCAAGTGGATCATTACCAGCGGATTTTCCGTGGCCTTGGCCATCATGCTTGCCACCTGGTTCCGGCTTGGTCTTGTCCGTATTCTTTTAGCCTCACTGCCCGCTCTGATCTCGGCTATAATTCTCCCCCACCAGCCGGCTCTGGCCTTTACCTTTGGCGTCATCGGCCTGTCTACACTGAGCAATCTGAAAAGTACCCGTGATGGTGAAATGGGGGCCTGGTTCAACGAAAGTTGGGATTTCGCAAAAAAAATCCTGCCGTTGTTGTTGATCGGTGTCCTGATCGCCGGTGTTTTGCTCGGGCGTCCCGGTCACGAAGGGCTGATTCCGTCAACCTGGGTCGCTTCACTGGTCGGAGGCAATTCGTTGTTTGCAAATATGTTTGCCTCGGTGTTCGGAGCGTTTATGTATTTTGCGACCCTGACGGAAGTTCCTATCCTGCAAGGGCTAATGGGTGCCGGCATGGGCAAGGGTCCGGCCTTGGCCTTACTGCTCGCCGGACCTGCCCTTTCCTTGCCAAACATGCTGGTCATCCGCAGCGTCATGGGGACCAAAAAAACGTTGGTTTTTGTTTTACTGGTGATGGTGATGGCCACGATCAGTGGATTAATTTACGGAACGATCTTTTAA
- the cobI gene encoding precorrin-2 C(20)-methyltransferase, which translates to MQDKNLKSGCFYAVGVGPGDPELVTLRAARLVAGADVILAPQAKSSKNSIALRAVAPLLKDQEIIVTQYPMERNNVKTREHWGRIAADVAKRCLSGQSVVQVTLGDPLIFATSSYLMEALAAKLPADRIQTIPGISAFQMVAGYFNRPLTLQEDRLMIMSATDLVAVEKALSACETLVLFKAAGNLPRLMELLRQKQLLHCAELVSAGGQGEHEVRVADLSQWDEVDLGYMTTMIIHIGQRPWQEGQTR; encoded by the coding sequence ATGCAAGATAAAAATCTGAAATCAGGCTGTTTTTATGCTGTTGGTGTGGGACCCGGCGATCCCGAACTGGTGACTTTAAGGGCCGCACGTCTGGTTGCAGGTGCTGATGTGATTCTGGCACCGCAAGCAAAGAGCTCAAAAAACAGTATTGCTCTTCGCGCTGTAGCTCCTTTACTCAAAGATCAGGAGATTATCGTGACTCAATACCCTATGGAGCGCAATAATGTTAAAACCAGGGAACATTGGGGGCGAATTGCAGCTGATGTCGCAAAGCGATGCCTGAGCGGACAGTCCGTTGTTCAGGTGACTTTAGGTGATCCCCTTATCTTTGCTACGAGCTCCTACCTGATGGAGGCACTGGCTGCAAAATTACCCGCTGACAGAATCCAGACAATTCCTGGAATCAGTGCTTTTCAAATGGTCGCTGGTTACTTCAACCGGCCCCTGACTTTACAGGAAGACCGCTTGATGATTATGTCGGCAACGGACCTTGTCGCCGTGGAAAAAGCTCTGAGTGCCTGTGAAACTCTGGTTCTGTTCAAGGCGGCTGGAAATCTTCCCCGCTTGATGGAACTGTTACGGCAGAAACAACTTCTCCACTGTGCTGAGTTGGTCAGTGCCGGAGGGCAAGGGGAACATGAAGTCAGAGTTGCGGATCTGAGTCAATGGGACGAGGTTGATCTCGGTTATATGACAACGATGATTATTCATATCGGTCAACGCCCCTGGCAGGAAGGTCAGACCCGTTGA
- a CDS encoding metalloregulator ArsR/SmtB family transcription factor, which translates to MDKEHKKHLEARAKVLKAMAHPSRLFMIEELEKGERCVCELTEMVGSDISTVSKHLSVLKQAGLVADDKRGNQVFYRLRVPCILNFFGCVESVLEAQVKDHSAHLKIVTL; encoded by the coding sequence ATGGACAAAGAACACAAAAAGCATTTGGAAGCGAGAGCAAAAGTTCTCAAGGCAATGGCGCATCCCAGTCGGTTGTTTATGATTGAGGAACTGGAAAAAGGAGAGCGCTGTGTTTGCGAATTAACTGAAATGGTTGGTTCCGATATTTCAACTGTGTCGAAGCATCTTTCAGTGCTGAAACAGGCAGGGTTGGTTGCCGATGATAAGCGGGGAAATCAAGTTTTCTATCGGCTGCGCGTCCCCTGTATTCTTAATTTTTTTGGTTGCGTAGAATCGGTTCTGGAAGCTCAGGTGAAAGATCACTCTGCGCATCTCAAGATAGTTACGTTGTAG
- a CDS encoding cytochrome c3 family protein → MKNLVFIVLAVVFSFIPVFLAQQNGIKAPITKVEVLEEGVYKYEGETKGIVMFDHNMHVEMLDQDCASCHEGEPAKIPITDMASGHGVCSACHDQVDDMDACNTCHSK, encoded by the coding sequence ATGAAGAATCTTGTGTTTATTGTTCTGGCAGTCGTTTTTTCTTTTATTCCTGTTTTTTTAGCTCAGCAAAATGGGATTAAAGCTCCAATCACTAAGGTTGAAGTCCTTGAAGAGGGTGTGTATAAGTATGAGGGTGAGACCAAGGGTATAGTGATGTTTGATCACAACATGCACGTTGAAATGCTTGATCAGGATTGCGCAAGCTGTCACGAAGGCGAGCCCGCCAAGATTCCGATTACTGACATGGCAAGTGGTCACGGAGTCTGCAGTGCATGTCATGATCAAGTTGACGATATGGATGCCTGTAATACTTGTCATAGTAAGTAA
- the cobM gene encoding precorrin-4 C(11)-methyltransferase, with protein MKVYFVGAGPGNPELMTLLGHRLLSQCKICIYAGSLIAPEIVAVAPDDAELYDSAKMTLEEMEAVFRKAKQKGVDLVRLHTGDPSLYGAIREQMNSLDRMQIEYVVVPGISSFQAAAATLKTELTAPEVTQTVILSRTSGRTPMPAKEDLQQLAQMRSTLCLFLSVHKIAEVAQELCRWYGEVCPVAVVFHASWPDEKVIRGTLQDIAEKVKGEGIKKTAIIIVGQALSRDIPVSKLYHHAFTHGYRQGSGE; from the coding sequence ATGAAAGTTTATTTTGTCGGAGCTGGACCAGGAAATCCGGAGCTGATGACGCTGCTGGGACACCGTCTTCTCAGCCAATGTAAAATTTGTATTTATGCCGGATCACTTATTGCTCCAGAGATTGTCGCCGTTGCTCCTGATGATGCCGAGCTCTATGATTCTGCAAAGATGACTCTGGAGGAGATGGAGGCGGTTTTTCGCAAAGCAAAACAGAAAGGCGTCGATCTGGTGCGATTGCATACGGGAGACCCTTCTCTTTACGGAGCCATTCGTGAACAGATGAACAGTCTCGACCGGATGCAGATTGAGTATGTTGTCGTGCCGGGTATCAGTTCCTTTCAGGCTGCGGCAGCCACACTGAAAACGGAATTGACCGCCCCAGAAGTGACGCAAACCGTCATTCTGAGCCGCACCTCGGGGCGGACTCCTATGCCCGCAAAGGAAGATCTGCAACAGCTGGCGCAAATGCGCTCTACCCTTTGTCTGTTTCTGTCCGTTCATAAGATTGCAGAGGTGGCTCAAGAACTTTGCCGGTGGTATGGAGAGGTTTGTCCCGTTGCCGTTGTTTTTCATGCTTCCTGGCCGGATGAAAAGGTTATTCGGGGAACTCTGCAGGACATTGCCGAAAAAGTGAAGGGCGAAGGGATCAAAAAGACCGCGATTATTATCGTTGGTCAGGCGTTGTCGCGTGATATCCCCGTCTCCAAGCTTTATCATCACGCTTTTACTCATGGCTACCGCCAGGGATCAGGGGAATGA
- a CDS encoding heme-binding domain-containing protein, translating into MKIKGLIVKGVIAGIVLFIAIQFVPYGKDHSNPPVIAEPPWDQPETREFFVRACADCHSNETHWPWYSNFAPASWLVTMDINEGREHFNVSEWDPQNNMGGWIAKQVELGEMPPLKYLLPHPEARLTDEEKAKFINGLKNTFGR; encoded by the coding sequence ATGAAAATAAAAGGATTGATAGTCAAGGGAGTCATTGCCGGTATTGTCTTGTTCATTGCCATTCAATTTGTTCCGTACGGAAAAGACCATTCAAATCCTCCTGTGATTGCTGAGCCACCCTGGGATCAGCCTGAAACCCGAGAGTTTTTTGTTCGTGCTTGTGCCGATTGTCATAGTAATGAAACCCATTGGCCGTGGTACAGTAACTTTGCACCTGCCTCTTGGCTCGTCACTATGGATATTAATGAAGGGCGTGAACATTTTAATGTTTCAGAGTGGGATCCGCAAAATAATATGGGGGGATGGATCGCAAAACAGGTAGAACTTGGTGAAATGCCCCCTTTAAAGTACCTTCTCCCTCATCCCGAAGCTCGACTCACAGATGAAGAAAAAGCAAAGTTTATCAACGGATTGAAAAATACTTTTGGCCGTTAA
- the cbiE gene encoding precorrin-6y C5,15-methyltransferase (decarboxylating) subunit CbiE — MNPVEIIGCGPGHRDYLSFAACAAVEKAEVLVGSPHLLQLFPDLNCQRFPVRGSMTRVLDEISVFREKRVCVLVSGDTGLYSLARLVIDRFGRQNCRLTPGISSFQLACSRLALDWHDLPVFSLHGRIPQIDFETFGKAEKMAFLAGDKMAVDWLVQQWDLMEGNYSVISCENLSLENEKIQFFYRSSELKKAVLPSRTILFFLKEGVLT; from the coding sequence GTGAATCCTGTTGAGATTATCGGCTGTGGGCCGGGGCACAGGGATTATTTGAGTTTTGCCGCTTGTGCTGCGGTGGAAAAAGCCGAAGTTCTGGTTGGTTCGCCCCATCTTTTGCAGTTGTTCCCCGACCTCAATTGTCAACGTTTTCCGGTTCGTGGCAGCATGACCCGGGTGCTTGATGAAATCTCCGTATTCCGAGAAAAACGGGTTTGTGTTCTGGTTTCCGGTGATACCGGGCTGTACAGTCTGGCCCGTTTGGTGATTGATCGTTTTGGTCGACAGAATTGTCGCCTTACGCCGGGGATCAGTTCCTTTCAGCTCGCCTGTTCCCGACTGGCTCTGGATTGGCATGACCTTCCCGTTTTCAGCCTTCATGGTCGCATTCCCCAAATTGATTTTGAAACCTTCGGCAAGGCGGAAAAAATGGCTTTTCTGGCCGGAGATAAAATGGCGGTAGATTGGCTTGTGCAGCAGTGGGATCTTATGGAAGGGAACTACTCTGTCATCAGCTGTGAAAATCTGTCATTGGAAAATGAAAAAATTCAGTTCTTTTATCGCAGCAGTGAACTCAAAAAGGCAGTTTTGCCATCTCGTACGATTCTATTTTTTCTCAAAGAGGGGGTTCTGACATGA
- the cobJ gene encoding precorrin-3B C(17)-methyltransferase, whose product MGRKEDIINCSETGSERDNRCGSKGKLFVIGIGPGNPQDRTHRAERAVSCCSIIVGYAPYVESIADLCRGKEIFTSGMKQEADRCRTALQKVVSGATVALVSSGDAGVYGMAGLAMEMASAENISVEIEVVAGVSAAHAAAAQLGAPLMLDSATISLSDLLVPWETIATRLQAVAAADMVVSLYNPRSKKRVRQLEEAAMILRLYRSGDTPVGIVTAAGDKHQKVVYSDLKHFLDEEIGMRSLVIVGNSTTRLIDGRMVTPRGYYR is encoded by the coding sequence ATTGGCAGGAAGGAGGACATCATTAATTGTTCAGAAACAGGCTCTGAACGGGATAACCGTTGCGGTAGCAAAGGAAAACTGTTTGTCATTGGCATAGGTCCGGGGAATCCTCAAGATCGGACTCATCGGGCAGAGCGTGCGGTTTCGTGTTGTTCCATCATTGTCGGTTACGCACCTTATGTGGAATCCATAGCAGACCTTTGTAGAGGGAAAGAGATCTTCACCTCAGGAATGAAGCAGGAAGCTGATCGTTGTCGGACAGCACTGCAAAAAGTCGTTTCAGGAGCCACTGTTGCTCTGGTGTCATCCGGGGATGCCGGGGTCTACGGAATGGCTGGACTGGCTATGGAAATGGCCTCTGCAGAAAACATATCTGTCGAGATTGAGGTTGTTGCCGGAGTCAGTGCCGCTCATGCGGCTGCGGCCCAACTGGGAGCTCCGCTGATGCTTGATTCTGCAACCATCAGCTTGAGTGACCTTCTTGTCCCCTGGGAGACAATCGCTACCCGTTTACAGGCTGTCGCAGCGGCTGACATGGTTGTTTCTCTTTACAACCCACGCAGCAAAAAACGGGTCAGGCAGTTGGAGGAAGCCGCTATGATTCTCCGTCTTTATCGTTCCGGAGACACACCGGTCGGGATCGTTACCGCAGCTGGCGATAAACATCAGAAAGTTGTTTATTCTGATCTGAAACATTTTCTGGATGAAGAGATTGGTATGCGCTCCCTCGTGATTGTCGGCAATAGCACAACCCGCTTGATTGACGGTCGGATGGTGACTCCCAGAGGATACTATCGGTGA
- a CDS encoding thioredoxin family protein, protein MKKIQILGTGCAKCQKLAENTQQAADNLGLEYEMEKVTDLNEIMAFGVMTTPGLAVDGKVLSVGKVPNLTELEKLLV, encoded by the coding sequence ATGAAAAAGATTCAGATCCTTGGAACCGGATGTGCCAAATGCCAAAAACTTGCTGAAAATACCCAACAGGCTGCCGATAATCTCGGTCTTGAATATGAGATGGAGAAAGTCACCGATCTCAACGAAATCATGGCTTTTGGCGTTATGACGACACCCGGACTCGCGGTCGATGGCAAAGTTTTGAGCGTCGGCAAGGTCCCAAACTTAACGGAGCTGGAAAAGCTTCTGGTCTGA
- a CDS encoding nucleoside recognition protein: MCRLLVAVCVFLLAFSASAAAGSTADKRKADNLTLSSLSTNGEVAAATAVKRYLPEGETGKVFVTERQKTRNSSDYQRWKRHLPFWPRKGMLLCELSLFIAIGIFVGQILEVSGSMRLLSVLTLPLTGLGGIKREAGPAFLMAFQSGAVANSMLVTQRDVGSLNNRELYTSIYVVSALSLFAHLPTFVVPIGIAFGWEATIALFAVRFLAIILQIVLTLLLSRYVVERFFPTLSATKSTPQRETAVPKVRKQSAGFWATVWQRSQKTLRRLLIYLIPSYLCLAVLEYHGFFSWLGETMPGLFSFYFLPAESVAIIPAQALSLYNGVIAAANFIDAGQITTRQAVIVILFGSMVTAPVRTLRHALPTYIAILGARTGAFMAISAQFIRMLFLLVCTLILMLYW, translated from the coding sequence ATGTGCCGTCTTCTGGTTGCGGTATGTGTGTTTTTGCTTGCCTTTTCTGCTAGCGCCGCAGCCGGCAGTACCGCTGACAAGAGAAAAGCTGACAATTTGACCCTTTCGTCGTTGTCCACGAACGGAGAAGTTGCTGCTGCAACGGCTGTTAAACGTTACCTGCCGGAAGGAGAAACCGGCAAGGTTTTTGTCACCGAACGGCAAAAGACGCGAAACAGTTCTGACTATCAGCGCTGGAAAAGACATCTTCCTTTCTGGCCACGAAAGGGCATGCTGCTCTGCGAACTCTCCTTGTTTATCGCTATTGGGATCTTCGTCGGGCAAATCCTGGAAGTCTCAGGAAGCATGCGGCTTCTTTCTGTTCTGACGCTGCCGCTGACGGGTCTGGGAGGAATTAAACGGGAAGCCGGGCCTGCTTTTCTTATGGCTTTTCAATCGGGAGCGGTTGCCAACAGTATGCTGGTAACCCAACGTGATGTCGGCAGTTTGAATAATCGTGAGCTTTATACCTCGATTTATGTGGTATCGGCCTTATCTCTGTTTGCCCATTTACCAACTTTTGTGGTTCCAATCGGGATCGCCTTTGGTTGGGAAGCCACTATCGCTCTCTTTGCCGTTCGCTTTCTGGCGATTATTCTGCAAATAGTCTTGACCCTATTGTTGTCCCGCTATGTTGTGGAGCGATTCTTTCCAACCTTGTCTGCAACGAAATCAACCCCGCAGAGGGAGACGGCAGTTCCCAAGGTGCGTAAACAAAGTGCCGGTTTCTGGGCCACAGTATGGCAGCGTTCACAGAAAACCTTGCGTCGTTTATTGATCTATCTGATTCCTTCTTACCTGTGCCTAGCGGTGCTTGAATATCATGGTTTTTTTTCCTGGTTGGGGGAAACAATGCCGGGACTGTTTTCGTTCTATTTTTTACCGGCAGAATCGGTTGCTATTATCCCCGCTCAAGCCTTAAGTCTTTACAATGGCGTCATTGCCGCAGCGAACTTCATTGATGCTGGGCAAATAACAACTCGTCAGGCGGTTATTGTGATTCTGTTTGGTTCTATGGTGACGGCTCCGGTGCGAACTTTGCGTCACGCATTGCCAACCTATATCGCCATTCTGGGAGCAAGGACTGGGGCGTTTATGGCAATTTCTGCACAGTTTATCCGGATGTTGTTTCTCCTTGTCTGCACTCTCATCTTGATGCTGTATTGGTAG